A region from the uncultured Sunxiuqinia sp. genome encodes:
- a CDS encoding pyridoxal-dependent decarboxylase: protein MTKKNYHMSPAQFREEGKKMIDWIADYYEQVENYPVLSQVEPGDIRKSLPNAAPAQGESFDAMMQDVEQLIMPGITHWQSPNFFAYFPANTSGPSILGELLSAGLGVQGMLWATSPACTELESQVMDWLVDMMDLPQHFKTTRNGGGVIQDTASNALLTAMLCAREMKTNFETNRIGGCPKIVAYISSQTHSSAEKDIKVVGVGTQNLRTIEVDENFAMIPEKLDAQIRKDLEEGYIPFFVCATIGTTSSNAVDPIREIGEICRRYDIWMHVDAAMVGSAAICPEQRAAFDGLELAKSYAFNPHKWMFTNFDCDCFFVSDKSMLIKTLSVLPEYLKNEATATGAVIDYRDWHLQLGRRFRALKLWFVIRHYGVEGLQYHIREHIRLAGEFSKWVKESADFELLNEPPFNLVCFRHKNNDAFNKKLIQSLNKSGKIYLTHTVLNGQFWLRMSIGQTQTELKHVQDAWRLIGEESRSIS from the coding sequence ATGACAAAAAAGAATTACCATATGAGCCCCGCCCAGTTCAGGGAGGAGGGCAAAAAAATGATTGACTGGATTGCCGACTATTACGAGCAGGTAGAAAACTACCCGGTTTTGTCGCAAGTTGAGCCGGGTGATATTCGCAAAAGCCTGCCTAATGCAGCGCCCGCCCAAGGAGAAAGCTTTGACGCGATGATGCAGGATGTGGAGCAACTGATTATGCCCGGAATTACCCATTGGCAATCGCCCAACTTTTTTGCCTATTTCCCTGCCAACACTTCCGGGCCTTCAATTCTTGGTGAGTTGCTTTCAGCGGGACTTGGAGTACAGGGCATGCTTTGGGCAACCAGCCCGGCTTGCACTGAGCTGGAGAGTCAAGTCATGGATTGGCTGGTGGATATGATGGATTTACCGCAGCATTTTAAAACTACCCGGAATGGTGGAGGGGTGATTCAGGATACTGCATCGAATGCACTGTTGACGGCCATGCTTTGCGCCCGCGAAATGAAAACGAATTTTGAAACGAATCGAATTGGAGGCTGCCCAAAAATTGTGGCTTACATTTCGTCGCAAACCCATTCTTCGGCCGAGAAAGACATTAAAGTTGTTGGTGTTGGCACGCAAAACCTTCGGACAATTGAGGTTGATGAAAACTTTGCGATGATTCCGGAGAAGCTTGACGCGCAAATCAGGAAAGATCTAGAGGAAGGATACATTCCTTTTTTTGTTTGTGCAACAATCGGTACCACTTCCTCCAATGCTGTTGATCCAATCCGGGAGATTGGAGAAATATGCCGCCGATACGATATCTGGATGCATGTAGATGCAGCCATGGTCGGATCAGCTGCGATCTGCCCCGAACAACGGGCTGCATTTGATGGGCTGGAGCTTGCTAAAAGCTATGCCTTTAATCCACACAAGTGGATGTTTACTAATTTCGATTGCGACTGCTTTTTCGTGTCTGATAAATCGATGCTCATAAAAACGCTTAGTGTTTTGCCCGAGTACCTGAAAAACGAAGCAACTGCAACTGGAGCGGTGATTGATTATCGCGATTGGCATCTTCAGTTAGGACGCCGGTTTCGTGCATTGAAACTTTGGTTTGTCATCCGACATTACGGCGTTGAAGGATTGCAATATCATATCCGGGAACATATCCGGTTAGCCGGTGAATTTAGCAAATGGGTAAAAGAATCAGCCGACTTTGAATTACTCAATGAACCGCCTTTTAACCTGGTTTGCTTCCGGCATAAAAATAATGATGCATTCAATAAAAAGCTCATCCAAAGCCTGAACAAGAGCGGCAAAATCTACCTGACACATACCGTATTAAACGGACAATTTTGGCTGCGCATGAGCATTGGGCAAACACAAACGGAGCTGAAACACGTGCAGGATGCCTGGCGACTGATCGGAGAGGAATCACGAAGCATCAGTTAG
- a CDS encoding acylphosphatase has protein sequence MSHKVAKHIIVSGRVQRGGCRYFVNQKAKECQLTGWVKNLPKGKVEIEAEGDETDLSCFVEYLKAGNGYSRTDQLHQSKIEPSNYTNFSIRY, from the coding sequence TTGAGCCATAAAGTAGCCAAACATATCATTGTTAGCGGGCGAGTTCAAAGGGGTGGTTGCAGGTATTTTGTGAATCAAAAAGCAAAGGAGTGCCAACTAACCGGTTGGGTGAAAAATCTGCCAAAAGGTAAAGTAGAAATTGAGGCTGAGGGAGATGAAACAGATTTGTCCTGCTTTGTCGAATACCTCAAGGCTGGAAATGGGTATAGCCGGACGGATCAGCTTCACCAAAGTAAAATAGAGCCAAGCAACTACACTAATTTTTCGATTCGATATTAA
- the queF gene encoding preQ(1) synthase: MDDLKHLGSNTNYGFSYNPELLEAFDNKHPENDYWVKFNAPEFTSLCPITGQPDFATIYIGYIPNLKMVESKSLKLYLFSFRNHGDFHEDCINIIMKDLIKLMDPKYIEVWGKFLPRGGISIDPYANYGKPGTKYEELAWFRMQNHDLNPEKIDNR; the protein is encoded by the coding sequence ATGGATGACTTAAAACACCTTGGGAGTAATACCAATTACGGGTTTAGTTATAATCCGGAATTGCTGGAGGCATTTGATAATAAGCACCCGGAGAATGATTATTGGGTGAAGTTTAATGCCCCCGAATTTACCAGCTTATGCCCGATAACCGGGCAGCCCGATTTTGCAACAATTTACATTGGTTATATTCCGAATCTCAAAATGGTGGAAAGTAAGTCGCTAAAATTGTACTTATTTAGTTTTCGTAATCATGGCGATTTTCATGAAGATTGCATTAACATCATCATGAAAGATTTAATTAAACTGATGGATCCAAAATACATTGAAGTGTGGGGCAAGTTCCTGCCACGTGGCGGAATCAGTATAGATCCGTATGCAAACTATGGGAAGCCGGGAACCAAGTATGAAGAATTAGCCTGGTTCCGCATGCAAAATCATGATCTAAACCCCGAAAAAATTGATAATAGATAA
- the queC gene encoding 7-cyano-7-deazaguanine synthase QueC: MSRALVVFSGGQDSTTCLYWAKQKFDEVEAVSFDYGQKHRLELDVASIIAQKAAVPFHVFKLDLLGSITSNALTNPDMEVEQDKPADRPPNTLVEGRNMLFLTYAAVFAKSKGIQNLVTGVGQADYSGYPDCRDEFIRSLNQTLNLSMETDYEIHTPLMWKSKEEIWQLSDELGIFDLVRNETLTCYNGLIGDGCGHCPACRLRKNGLYAYLAKRSINDCV, from the coding sequence ATGAGCAGAGCATTAGTAGTTTTTTCGGGAGGGCAGGATTCAACAACTTGTTTGTATTGGGCCAAGCAAAAATTTGATGAAGTTGAGGCTGTTTCATTCGATTATGGACAGAAACATCGGTTAGAGTTGGATGTTGCTTCAATAATAGCTCAAAAAGCAGCTGTTCCTTTCCATGTTTTTAAGTTGGATTTGTTGGGCAGTATCACCAGTAATGCACTAACAAATCCGGATATGGAGGTGGAGCAAGACAAGCCGGCTGATCGCCCGCCAAACACCTTGGTTGAAGGCCGAAATATGCTTTTCCTGACATACGCTGCAGTGTTTGCCAAGTCGAAGGGAATTCAGAACCTCGTAACCGGAGTGGGACAGGCTGATTACAGCGGATATCCTGACTGTCGAGATGAATTTATTCGCTCACTGAATCAGACATTGAACTTGTCGATGGAAACTGATTACGAAATACATACTCCGCTGATGTGGAAAAGCAAAGAAGAGATCTGGCAATTGTCGGATGAGTTGGGGATTTTTGACTTGGTTCGGAATGAAACACTCACTTGCTATAATGGACTAATTGGTGATGGCTGTGGTCATTGTCCGGCATGCCGATTACGAAAAAATGGCTTGTATGCTTATTTGGCAAAGCGTAGTATAAATGATTGTGTTTAA
- a CDS encoding queuosine precursor transporter — MRNKVSVLFLLAGVVFASCLLISNVLASKIIMIGPWSAPAGVLIFPLAYIINDVIAEVWGYAKARLIIWAGFGANLLAALFFMLAIQLPAASFYQSQEAFQTILGSSTRIVFASLMAYMVGSFLNAYVMSRFKLMTKGKNFSLRAIVSTLVGEGADSLIFICIAFVGIFPLPVILGMIVTQALLKTVYEILVLPLTYVVVKKVKAIEGIDTFDENVSYNPFRLKQV; from the coding sequence ATGAGAAATAAAGTTTCTGTTTTATTCCTGTTGGCAGGGGTAGTTTTCGCATCTTGCCTGTTAATCTCTAACGTCCTTGCGTCAAAGATTATAATGATTGGACCTTGGTCTGCTCCGGCAGGTGTGCTTATTTTCCCCTTGGCTTACATTATAAATGATGTAATTGCAGAGGTGTGGGGATACGCTAAAGCCCGGTTAATTATTTGGGCCGGATTTGGAGCCAATCTATTAGCAGCCTTGTTTTTTATGCTGGCTATTCAACTTCCGGCAGCTTCATTTTACCAATCGCAGGAGGCTTTTCAAACTATTTTAGGGAGTTCGACTCGAATTGTGTTTGCCAGTTTGATGGCTTATATGGTGGGCTCTTTCCTGAATGCCTATGTAATGAGTCGATTTAAATTAATGACAAAGGGAAAAAACTTCTCCCTGCGAGCTATTGTGTCAACCTTGGTGGGTGAAGGAGCTGATTCTCTCATCTTTATTTGCATTGCCTTTGTCGGTATCTTCCCTTTGCCGGTCATTCTCGGAATGATTGTTACGCAGGCTTTATTAAAAACAGTGTACGAAATTCTGGTACTTCCGCTAACCTACGTGGTAGTGAAAAAAGTTAAAGCAATTGAAGGTATTGACACCTTCGATGAGAACGTTTCATACAACCCATTTCGCCTAAAACAAGTGTAA
- the nikR gene encoding nickel-responsive transcriptional regulator NikR, producing MTVSRFGVSLEKDLLDALDQYVKENQFANRSQAIRQLISRNIVEKKWQCNNYVAGSVTLVYDPNRREILNQLADVLENYHQEILSTQRLILDKSKHMEIVAIKGVASRLTELADKLITIKGMQHGKLTMSRAD from the coding sequence ATGACTGTATCTCGCTTCGGCGTTTCACTAGAAAAAGATCTTCTTGATGCATTAGACCAATATGTAAAGGAAAATCAGTTCGCCAACCGATCACAAGCAATCCGCCAATTAATTAGCCGGAATATTGTAGAAAAAAAATGGCAATGCAACAACTATGTTGCGGGATCTGTAACCTTGGTATACGACCCAAATCGCCGGGAAATACTGAATCAACTGGCGGACGTACTTGAAAACTATCATCAGGAAATTCTATCAACCCAACGACTGATACTGGATAAGTCGAAACACATGGAAATTGTTGCAATAAAAGGTGTGGCCAGTAGACTAACCGAACTAGCCGATAAACTGATCACGATTAAAGGAATGCAACATGGTAAATTGACCATGAGCCGGGCAGATTAA
- the larE gene encoding ATP-dependent sacrificial sulfur transferase LarE, with product MKILEPHLQHKLDQLQEWYSKRKGSIVAFSGGIDSTLVLFLARKFQGKENTIGVISNSESLKKKDFQLAQTFCEDFDIQLETIKTEELADLRYNKNPENRCFFCKEHLFHDLQQVKEKHPDFDVLSGTNNDDLGDYRPGLQAAANYQILSPMVDCQLNKDELRQIAKHFELPNWDKPASPCLSSRIPYNHHITKEKLQQVEAAENLLNELGFGDVRVRHYGSYAQVEVQKGELEKLMAIENDVIERIKALGFAEVQIDREGLVSGKLNRFLQGINKSK from the coding sequence ATGAAAATATTAGAACCACATCTTCAACATAAATTAGACCAGCTACAGGAATGGTACTCGAAGCGAAAAGGCTCCATTGTTGCTTTTTCAGGAGGAATTGACTCGACATTGGTACTTTTTCTAGCTCGTAAATTTCAGGGGAAAGAAAATACCATTGGGGTGATCTCCAACTCTGAGAGCCTAAAAAAGAAAGATTTTCAGCTGGCTCAAACATTTTGTGAGGATTTCGACATTCAGCTTGAAACTATAAAAACAGAAGAACTGGCAGATTTACGCTATAATAAGAACCCTGAAAACCGCTGTTTCTTTTGCAAAGAACATTTGTTTCACGACTTGCAACAAGTGAAAGAAAAACATCCTGACTTTGATGTTTTAAGTGGCACCAACAATGATGATTTGGGCGATTACAGACCGGGCTTACAAGCTGCAGCCAATTATCAAATTTTGTCGCCCATGGTCGATTGCCAACTGAACAAAGACGAACTCCGGCAAATTGCCAAACACTTTGAATTGCCCAACTGGGACAAGCCTGCAAGCCCTTGTTTAAGCTCGCGCATTCCATACAATCATCACATCACCAAAGAAAAGCTACAACAAGTTGAAGCGGCCGAAAATTTATTAAATGAACTCGGCTTCGGCGATGTGCGTGTCCGGCATTATGGATCATACGCACAAGTAGAAGTTCAAAAGGGGGAGCTAGAGAAATTAATGGCCATTGAGAACGATGTAATTGAACGAATTAAGGCTTTGGGTTTTGCGGAGGTTCAAATTGATCGCGAAGGATTGGTTTCCGGCAAGCTAAATCGGTTTTTACAAGGAATTAATAAATCAAAATAG
- the larC gene encoding nickel pincer cofactor biosynthesis protein LarC — protein sequence MKILYYDCFAGISGDMNLGALIDLGVDADYLKTELEKLNIDGFHLEIKTDQRRGITGTKADVIIENQENEKHRHLRHVEKIVNNSSLSESVKTNALKIFDLVAVAEAKVHNISKEKVHFHEVGALDSIADIVGAAICLDYLKVDKVMASPIQLGGGTVKCAHGIMPVPAPATAEIVKGIPVKTGLVSHEATTPTGAAILVATVDEFTEQISLPITKMAYGIGNRDSEVPNVLRVYLLEDATSVNDVTNEEAIVLESNIDDMNPEHYDFLLEQLFESGASDAWLVPMIMKKSRPAVLLSVLCKQELREKLKGLIFTFSTSIGIREYRVTKNMLRREESTIETSYGAVRIKQSFYNGKLVRTKPEFDDCKKLAIQHQLSISEIEKEVNKQVES from the coding sequence ATGAAAATTCTATATTACGACTGTTTTGCAGGAATCAGCGGCGACATGAACCTGGGCGCGTTAATTGATCTGGGAGTGGATGCCGATTACCTAAAAACAGAATTGGAAAAATTAAACATCGACGGCTTTCACCTCGAAATTAAAACCGACCAACGACGCGGAATAACCGGAACAAAAGCCGATGTGATTATCGAAAATCAGGAAAACGAAAAACATCGTCACCTGCGTCATGTCGAAAAAATCGTCAACAACAGTTCACTGTCGGAATCGGTCAAAACGAACGCTCTCAAAATTTTCGATTTGGTAGCTGTTGCCGAAGCCAAAGTCCACAATATATCGAAAGAGAAAGTTCATTTTCACGAAGTAGGCGCACTCGACTCAATTGCCGACATTGTTGGTGCAGCCATCTGTTTGGACTACCTGAAAGTTGACAAAGTGATGGCCTCGCCCATTCAACTAGGTGGTGGAACCGTAAAATGCGCCCATGGGATTATGCCTGTTCCGGCACCGGCAACTGCGGAGATTGTAAAAGGAATTCCGGTGAAAACAGGATTGGTAAGCCACGAGGCAACGACACCAACAGGAGCAGCAATTTTGGTTGCAACGGTTGATGAATTCACCGAACAAATCAGCTTGCCAATTACTAAAATGGCTTATGGCATTGGAAACCGCGACAGCGAAGTCCCGAATGTACTGCGTGTTTACCTACTCGAAGATGCTACTTCAGTAAATGATGTGACCAATGAAGAAGCCATTGTTCTGGAAAGCAACATTGACGACATGAATCCGGAGCACTATGATTTTTTACTGGAGCAACTATTTGAATCCGGGGCAAGTGATGCCTGGCTGGTGCCGATGATCATGAAAAAATCGCGCCCCGCTGTCCTGCTTTCGGTTCTTTGCAAGCAGGAATTGAGAGAAAAATTGAAAGGATTGATTTTCACATTCAGCACTTCAATTGGCATACGCGAATACCGGGTAACAAAAAATATGCTTCGTCGCGAAGAATCGACAATAGAAACCAGCTACGGAGCCGTTCGAATAAAGCAAAGCTTTTACAATGGCAAACTGGTTCGCACCAAACCCGAGTTTGACGATTGCAAAAAACTGGCGATTCAACACCAACTCAGCATTTCAGAAATAGAAAAAGAAGTTAACAAGCAAGTAGAATCATGA
- the larB gene encoding nickel pincer cofactor biosynthesis protein LarB, which yields MSPKELLEKYKNGEISLTDALEQFPDRGIEEMGFATIDTDRLTRTGLPEVIYASGKTVEQVSQIAERMFQKGIDVLATRATSEMFAAVKKRIPGAKYNEMAKTITYKKTEEQLTEGYIVVVAAGTSDMPVAEEAVETAKFLGNRVEKVYDVGIAGIHRLFYQLEVIRNARVIIVVAGMEGALASVVGGLVDKPVIGIPTSIGYGANFQGLSALLSMLNSCASGVSVVNIDNGYGAACQASLINKLS from the coding sequence ATGAGTCCAAAGGAACTGCTAGAAAAATATAAGAATGGCGAGATAAGCCTGACTGATGCCTTGGAACAATTTCCGGATCGCGGAATTGAAGAGATGGGATTTGCCACCATCGACACTGACCGTTTAACAAGAACCGGCCTCCCCGAAGTGATTTACGCCAGCGGCAAAACCGTGGAACAGGTCAGCCAAATTGCAGAGCGAATGTTCCAAAAAGGAATCGACGTATTAGCCACCCGCGCTACTTCGGAAATGTTTGCAGCCGTAAAAAAGCGGATTCCCGGAGCTAAGTACAACGAGATGGCAAAAACCATCACTTATAAAAAAACTGAAGAACAACTTACCGAAGGTTACATTGTGGTGGTTGCAGCTGGCACATCAGACATGCCAGTTGCCGAGGAAGCCGTGGAGACCGCCAAATTTCTAGGGAATCGGGTTGAGAAAGTTTATGATGTTGGCATTGCCGGAATCCATCGACTCTTTTATCAACTGGAAGTCATCCGAAATGCCCGGGTGATTATTGTGGTTGCCGGCATGGAGGGTGCACTGGCAAGCGTTGTTGGCGGATTGGTCGACAAACCCGTAATTGGTATTCCGACAAGCATTGGTTACGGTGCTAATTTCCAGGGACTCTCAGCATTGCTATCCATGCTCAACAGTTGCGCTAGCGGGGTAAGTGTCGTAAATATTGACAATGGCTACGGAGCAGCCTGCCAGGCCTCACTCATTAACAAACTAAGCTAA
- a CDS encoding sulfite exporter TauE/SafE family protein gives MQELYLLSISAASLGFIHTILGPDHYLPFIVLSKARQWSSQKTMWITFISGIGHVGSSVLIGFIGIALGISLNKLKSFESLRGEMVGWLLIAFGVGYTIYGIYKYIKSLHHVHLPSFLLPRRIRNLQHLPTEEQTEDNVKLTPWILFLIFVFGPCEVLIPMLIFPAYEHSTIGMLTVAVIFGIATIGTMLLAVYLGHKGTSLVRFKKHERYLHLIAGLIIMVSGIGIVFMGW, from the coding sequence ATGCAAGAACTATATCTACTATCCATATCCGCTGCGTCACTTGGTTTTATCCATACCATCTTAGGTCCTGACCATTACCTGCCTTTTATTGTGCTAAGCAAAGCACGACAATGGTCGAGCCAAAAAACCATGTGGATTACCTTCATCTCCGGAATTGGGCATGTTGGCAGTTCTGTTTTGATTGGATTTATTGGCATTGCCCTCGGTATTAGCCTCAACAAACTGAAATCGTTCGAAAGCTTAAGAGGCGAAATGGTGGGTTGGTTGTTAATTGCCTTTGGTGTTGGCTATACCATTTACGGAATCTACAAATACATAAAAAGTCTGCATCACGTTCATCTTCCGTCATTTCTTCTTCCAAGACGAATTCGAAATCTTCAACACCTGCCCACAGAAGAGCAAACCGAAGACAACGTCAAATTAACGCCATGGATCCTGTTTCTGATTTTTGTGTTTGGTCCGTGCGAAGTACTTATTCCAATGTTGATTTTTCCGGCCTACGAACACAGCACAATCGGTATGCTAACCGTAGCAGTCATTTTTGGTATTGCAACCATTGGCACAATGCTCCTGGCTGTTTATCTGGGTCACAAAGGAACTTCGCTCGTACGTTTCAAAAAACATGAACGATACCTGCATTTAATTGCCGGACTAATCATCATGGTTAGTGGCATAGGCATTGTGTTCATGGGTTGGTAA
- a CDS encoding DEAD/DEAH box helicase yields MKFDEFDLHDDILDALYDMGFDEPTAIQESTIPIILEGHDLVACAQTGTGKTAAFILPILDKIEDLPEGKTRALMIAPTRELAIQIEQQVQGFAYYLGITSIALYGGGDGSEWENQRQALNKGVDIIVATPGKLISFIDNGIAKLDNVEFVVLDEADRMLDIGFHDDIIKIFSNLPGKRQTLMYSATMPNKIRSLASKILTSPKEFSTAISKPAEGVLQAAYLCYEKQKTPLIEQLIEGKDDCPSILIFSSTKRKVAEIARSLKKKGFSTAGISSDLEQKDREDVLMRFKARQIRILVATDVMSRGIDIKDINLVINYDVPGDAEDYVHRIGRTARANTTGIALTMINEDDMYKFQQIESLIESEVFKAPLPPELGEGPKWKVATKGKGKSKFNKKGPGKGNPRGHRKN; encoded by the coding sequence ATGAAATTTGACGAGTTTGATTTACACGATGACATTTTAGATGCCCTGTATGACATGGGTTTTGATGAACCCACAGCCATTCAGGAAAGCACAATTCCAATCATACTGGAAGGGCACGACTTAGTAGCCTGCGCACAAACAGGAACCGGTAAAACGGCCGCCTTTATCTTACCAATTTTAGATAAAATTGAGGATCTCCCCGAAGGGAAAACGAGAGCCTTGATGATTGCTCCAACACGCGAACTGGCGATCCAGATCGAACAGCAAGTACAAGGATTTGCCTACTACCTCGGTATAACTTCGATCGCACTGTATGGAGGTGGCGATGGTAGCGAATGGGAAAACCAACGACAAGCCCTAAATAAAGGAGTTGACATCATTGTTGCCACTCCGGGAAAACTTATTTCGTTTATTGACAATGGTATTGCAAAGCTCGACAACGTTGAGTTTGTTGTATTGGATGAAGCTGACCGGATGCTCGACATTGGTTTTCATGACGACATCATAAAAATATTCAGTAATCTCCCGGGGAAACGTCAAACATTGATGTACAGCGCGACGATGCCTAATAAGATTCGTTCGTTAGCCTCAAAAATCTTGACTTCACCCAAAGAATTCAGCACGGCCATTAGTAAGCCTGCCGAAGGTGTTTTGCAGGCAGCCTACTTGTGCTACGAAAAGCAAAAAACACCCTTGATCGAGCAATTGATCGAGGGCAAAGATGACTGCCCAAGCATCTTAATTTTCAGTTCAACAAAGAGAAAAGTTGCCGAAATTGCACGCTCATTAAAGAAAAAAGGATTTAGTACAGCCGGAATTTCTTCGGACTTGGAGCAGAAAGATCGCGAAGATGTGTTGATGCGTTTCAAAGCACGGCAGATTCGCATTTTGGTGGCAACCGATGTTATGAGCCGAGGAATCGATATTAAAGACATCAATCTGGTGATCAACTACGATGTGCCCGGAGATGCCGAAGATTATGTCCACCGTATCGGACGTACGGCAAGAGCCAATACGACGGGAATTGCCCTGACCATGATTAATGAAGATGACATGTACAAGTTTCAGCAAATTGAATCGCTAATTGAGTCAGAAGTTTTCAAAGCCCCACTCCCTCCCGAACTTGGAGAAGGCCCAAAATGGAAAGTAGCAACAAAGGGAAAAGGGAAAAGCAAATTCAATAAAAAAGGCCCCGGGAAAGGTAATCCCAGAGGCCATAGAAAAAACTAG